The Curtobacterium herbarum genome contains the following window.
CCGCTGCACGCCTCCTTCACGGGGCGGGTGGGCGCGGCGCGCGCCTGACGGACGTGACCGACTGACTGACGTGACCGCCTGACGCGGTCGTCTGACGGAACGGGAGGCCCGGTACCAGCTGGTACCGGGCCTCCCGTCCGTCTCGGCGTCCGTCCCCCCCTGCTCTGCTCGCCCGCTCGACGTGGCCGTCGCCGCCGCGAGTACCGTCGCGAGCATGACGAAGCAGTGGGTGGCCCCGCGTCCCGGCGGCAGTGACGTGTTCGAACTGGTCGACGTCGAGGTGCCGGCACCCGGCCCGGGCGAGGTGACCGTCCGCGTCCGCGCCGCAGGCATGAACCCCGCCGACGCGAAGCACACGCAGCGGGGCGACCCCGCCGACTTCCCGGTACCGATCGGGTACGAGGTCGCCGGTGTCGTCAGCGCCGTCGGACCCGACACGGCGATCGCCTCCGGGGCGGTCGCCGTCGGGGACGAGGTCGTGGCGTTCCGCGTCCGTGGCGGCTGGACCGAGGAGATCACGCTGCCCGCAGCGGACGTGTTCGCCAAGCCGGGCTCAATCGGGTTCCCGGAGGCCGCCAACCTGCTGCTCGCGGGAACCACGGCAGCGGACCTCATCCGCGTCACGGCCGTGCAGGCCGGCGACACCGTGCTCGTGCACGGCGCCTCCGGAGCCGTCGGCGTCAGCCTGCTCCAGCAGCTCCGAGCACTCGGTGCACGGGCGATCGGCACCGCCTCCGCGGCCAACGCCGACGCCGTCCGCGGCTTCGGCGGCGACTGGGTCGCCTACGGCGACGGACTGGAGGCCCGTGTCCGTGACCTCGCCGCCTCCGGTGTCGACGTGGCCCTGGACTGCGTCGGGTCCGACGAGGCCGTCGAGGTCTCGTTGGCCCTGGTGGCGGACCGGAGTCGCATCGCCACCATCGCCGCGTTCGGGCGGGCGGCGGACGCCGGCATCACCGCGATCGGTGGGGCGCAGCCGGACAGTGCCGCGTTCCGGGACTCGGTGCGAGCACGCCTCATCGACCTGGCGGGTCGCGGGGAGCTCGTCGTGCCGGTCGCCCGGACGTTCCCGCTGTCCGAGGCTCGGGCGGCCCTCGAACTGCTCGAGTCGGGGCACCCGGGCGGGAAGATCGCACTCCTGCCCTGACGGTCCAGCGGTGTCCTGGCCGGCCCTGCGGCGTGCTGTCGGGCACTGCTGTCGTGGCGATGCTGTCCTGGCGGCGTCCGGGCTGGCACACTGGACCCCAGCGCGCGGGGTCAGCGTGCGGGGGAGCAGGACGGACGGGGCACGGGTCCCGGCCTCCGGCGCCGCCGCCGAGGTCGTCGCGGGCACACCGACCCTGCACCCCGGAAGGAACCGCCGTGAGCGACCAGTACCCCCAGGACCCGTACGCCAAGCGGCCGGGTGACGAGCCCGACCCGTCGCAGGGGTCGCCGTACGGGCAGCAGCCGCCCGCGCAGTCCCCCTCCGGCCAGCAGCAGCCGCCGGCGCAGTCCCCGTACGGGCAGCCGTCGGGGCAGCAGGCTCCGTACGGGCAGCAGCCGCCAGCGCAGTCCTCGCCGTACGGCCAGCAGCCGCCGGCGCAGTCGCCCTACGGGCAGCCGTCGGGGCAGCAGGCTCCCTACGGGCAGCAGCCGCCGGCACAGTCGCCCTACGGGCAGCCGTCGGGACAGCAGGCACCGTACGGCCAGTCCAGCCAGTCCGGCCAGTACGGGCAGTACGGGCAGCAGGCCCCGTACGGTCAGCCCGGTCAGCCGGGTCAGTACGGACAGCAGCCGGGGCAGTTCGCCCAGCCGCCGTCGTACGGTCAGCAGGCGGCGACGCAGGGCGAGCCGCCGCTCTGGGCGCCGTGGTACGGCATCCCGTTCCCGAAGGCCTTCACGCGCTTCTGGAAGAAGTACGTGCGCTTCGACGGCCGCGCCAGCCGTGGCGAGTTCTGGTTCTGGGCGCTCTGGTGGGTCATCGGCAACTTCGCCACCAGCATCATCGACACCGTCATCGGCGGCGGTGCCAGCGGCGGCGACTCGAACGTGGTCGGCGGCCTCTGGGCACTCGCGACGTTCGTCGGCTTCATCGCGCTCACCGTGCGACGCCTGCACGATGTGAACTTCTCGGGCCTGCTGGCCCTGCTGTTCATCATCCCGCCGATCGGTGCCCTCTTCGCCATCGTCATCGGCTGCATCCCGTCCGTCCGCGAGGGCGCGCGCTTCGACCAGCCCGAGCGCGGCTGACCGACCCCTCCCGCACGACCCCGGGCGGCCCCACCACGCGGTGGGGCCGTCCTGCTTCGCCGTGGGACGCCCCTCGCTCGGGGGTGGTCGCCGTCGTCCGGGGCGACGGGGTACCTGGTTGACTCAGAGCCGAGCACCACTCGACACCAGGGAGACACCGTGAGCGACAACCCGCAGCAGCCGTCCGGTACGCCGGACCAGTACGGCCAGCAGCCGCATGGGCAGCAGGACCCGTACGGCCAGCCACAGGGCTACGGCCAGGCCGTCCAGACGGGGCCGAACGGGGAACCGCCGCTGTGGGCTCCGTGGTACGGCATCTCGCTCCCGAACGCGGCGAAGCGCTTCTTCCAGAAGTACGCCCGGTTCGACGGCCGTGCCAGCCGCAGTGAGTTCTGGTGGTGGTACCTGGTCAGCTCCGTCGTTTTCGCGGTGCTCTGGACCCTGGTCGGCATCGGGTTCGCCACGTCCGAGCGACAGACCGTCAGCACCGGGTACAGCTACTCGTCCGTCATGACGTCGCCGTCGCCCCTGTACCTCATCGCGTACTCGCTCGTGGGACTGGTGTCGCTCGCGATCCTGGTGCCGTCGTTGGCGCTGGCATGGCGACGTCTGCACGACGGGAACTTCGCCGGGCCGTTCTACCTGCTCGTCCTCATCCCGTTCGTCGGCCCGATCATCGTGCTCGTGCTGTTCCTCATGCCCTCGAAGCCGGAGGGTCAGCGCTTCGACCGCCCCGACCGCGGCTGACGCACCGCTCCACGACGAAGCCCTCCTGCCCCGGTCGGGGAGGAGGGCTTCGTCGTGCGGTGGACGGGAGGGGGTCAGACCACGCGGACGCGGGCCAGCGATCCGTCGACGACCAGATCGCGGACGGTCGACGTCGGGTTCGAGATCTCGAAGCGGAGCGCACCGCCCGGCTGGTCGAACCACGGCCGGACGAACCGGACGGTGACGAGGAACGGACGCTCGACGACGTAGCGGTGCACCTCGGGGGAGGCCGCCGTGTGCGGCGGCAGCGACCGTGCCGGCAACGGTGTCTCGAGCGGGTGCAGGAGGTAGCCGTCCGGTCCACCGATGCGGTCGACGGGCACCCCGGCGGGGATCTGGATGGTCAGGCCGGCATCTCCGGTGGCGGCGACCTGCTGCGCCAGCTGCGGGTAGGTCGACGCCGACCGGTCCCGCATCTGGTCGAGGTCGCTGCGACGGATGTCACGTGCGTCCGGGAACGGCCGGTTCAGGAAGCGTCGGAGCATCTCGACGGCGTCGGACTCGTTGCCGGCGGTGGCCAGGCGACGTGCGGTGCCGTAGTCGACGACCTCGAGCGCGAAGGAGCCGGCGTCGGCCGGGACGATGCGCAGGGCACCCTCCACCGGCGGCTCGTGGAGCGTCTCACCGGGGAGCTGCACGTACCGGACCGTGTAGCCGAGCTGATCCAGGATGGGGCGGGTGTCCGCGAACGTCATGAGCGGGAGCCTAGCGCGCCCGCCCATGACGTTCCTGTCGGCACCAGGGTCCTACGCCCGACCGCGCATGACGGCCTGCTTGACCTCGGAGATCGCCTTCGTCACCTGGATGCCACGCGGGCAGGCGTCGGTGCAGTTGAAGGTCGTGCGGCAACGCCAGACGCCCTCCTTGTCGTTGAGGATGTCCAGGCGCACGTCGGCCGCGTCGTCGCGGGAGTCGAAGATGAAGCGGTGCGCGTTGACGATCGCCGCCGGGCCGAAGTACTGGCCGTCCGTCCAGAACACCGGGCACGACGAGGTGCACGCGGCGCAGAGGATGCACTTGGTGGTGTCGTCGAAGCGGGCACGGTCGGCGACGGACTGGATGCGCTCCTTGCCCTTCTCCGGCGCCGACTTCGGCTGCAGGAACGGCTGGACCTCGCGGAACGACTTGAAGAAGGGCTCCATGTCGACGATGAGGTCCTTCTCGAGCGGCAGGCCCTTGATCGCCTCGACGTAGATCGGCTTCGAGATGTCGAGGTCCTTGATCAGCGTCTTGCACGCCAGGCGGTTGCGGCCGTTGATGCGCATGGCATCGGAACCGCAGACACCGTGCGCGCAGGAGCGGCGGAAGGTCAGCGACCCGTCCTGCTCCCACTTGATCTTGTGCAGCGCGTCCAGGATGCGGTCGGTCGGCAGCATCATGACGTCGAAGTCCTGCCAGCGCGGTTCGTCGTCCACGTCCGGGTCGAACCGCCGGACGATCACCGTGACGGAGAACGAGCCGGGAGGGGCGTCCTGCACGGTGTCGGTGCGGGGTGCGTCGGAGACCAGGGTGTCGGTCATCTCAGTACTTCCTCTCCATCGGCTGGTACCGGGTGATCACGACCGGCTTCCAGTCGAGCGTGATGTGGTCGTCGGCGAGGGACGAGTGCGGGTCACCGGTCAGGTACGCCATGGTGTGCTGCATGTAGTTCTCGTCGTCACGCTTGGGGTAGTCGTCGCGCATGTGCCCGCCACGCGACTCCTTGCGGTTGCGGGCGGAGTAGACGACGACCTCGGCCAGGTCGAGCAGGAACCCGAGCTCGACCGCCTCGAGCAGATCGGTGTTGAACCGCTTGCCCTTGTCCTGCACCGAGACCTGCATGAAGCGGTTGCGGAGCGTGTGGATGGTCTCGGTCACCCGGGCGAGCGACTCGTCGGTCCGGAACACCTGTGCGTTCTTGTCCATCTCCTCCTGCAGCTCCTTGCGCAGCACGGAGACGCGTTCGGTCCCGGTGGAGGCCCGGAGCTGCTCGAGCATGCCGCGCACGTTCGCCGCGGGGTCCTCGGGCAGCGGCAGGAACTCGGCCGTCTGGACGTACTCGGCGGCGTTGTTGCCGGAGCGCTTGCCGAACACGTTGATGTCGAGCAGCGAGTTCGTGCCGAGACGGTTCGAGCCGTGCACCGAGACGCAGGCGCACTCGCCGGCGGCGTAGAGGCCCGGGACGACGGTGTCGTTGTCGGAGAGGACCTCGGCCTTGACGTTCGTCGGGATGCCACCCATGGCGTAGTGGGCGGTCGGCATCACCGGCACCGGTTCGACCACCGGGTCGACCCCGAGGTAGGTGCGGGCGAACTCGGTGATGTCGGGCAGCTTCGTCTCGAGCACCTCGGCGCCCAGGTGCGTGCAGTCGAGCAGCACGTAGTCCTTGTTCGGCCCCGCACCACGGCCCTCGGCGACCTCCTGCACCATGCAACGGGCGACGATGTCGCGCGGTGCCAGGTCCTTGATGGTCGGGGCGTAGCGCTCCATGAAGCGCTCGCCCGAGGCGTTGCGGAGGATCGCGCCCTCACCACGGGCACCCTCGGTCAGCAGGATGCCGAGGCCCGCGAGCCCGGTCGGGTGGAACTGGAAGAACTCCATGTCCTCGAGCGGCAGGCCGGTGCGCCAGACGATGCCGACGCCGTCGCCGGTCAGGGTGTGGGCGTTCGAGGTGGTCTTGTACATCTTGCCGAAGCCGCCGGTCGCGAAGACCATCGCCTTGGCGTGGAACACGTGGAGCTCGCCGGTGGAGAGCTCGAACGCGACGACGCCGGCCGGCTGCTTGCGGGTGACGCCGTCGTCGCCCACCACGTCGACCATGATGAGGTCGAGCGCGTAGAACTCGTTGAAGAAGTTCACGCCGAGCTTCACGCAGTTCTGGAACAGCGTCTGCAGGATCATGTGGCCGGTGCGGTCAGCGGCGTAGCAGGCGCGGCGGACCGGGGCCTTGCCGTGGTCGCGGGTGTGGCCGCCGAAGCGTCGCTGGTCGATCTTGCCCTCGGGCGTGCGGTTGAACGGCAGGCCCATGTTCTCGAGGTCGATGACCGCGTCGATGGCTTCCTTCGCCAGGATCTCGGCGGCGTCCTGGTCGACCAGGTAGTCGCCGCCCTTGATCGTGTCGAAGGTGTGCCACTCCCACGAGTCCTCTTCGACGTTCGCGAGCGCGGCTGCCATGCCGCCCTGCGCCGCCCCGGTGTGGGATCGCGTCGGGTAGAGCTTCGAGATGACGGCGGTCTTCGCCTTCGGGCCGGCTTCGATGGCGGCCCGCATGCCGGCGCCTCCTGCGCCGATGATGACGATGTCGAACTGGTGGTGGTGCACGGTGATGTCGGTCACTGGGGTCTTTCGATCAGGAGGCGGAGCGAGCGAGAACGGGTCGCCAGCGCGGGATGACGCGGGCGGCGGGCTACGGCGCCGGGCAGAACGAGGGCAGGTCCGCGGCCGCAGCGCCGGCCGGGCACGGGTCGAAGGTCCAGCACACCAGGGTGCCGAGGACGATCAGGAGCACGCAGGCGACCAGGACGGCACCGAGCAGGGTCTTCCGGACCCCGGGCTTCGCGACGTAGTCGTTGATGATCGTGCGCATGCCGTTCGAGCCGTGGATCAGCGCGAGCCAGAGCATCAGCGTGTCCCAGATCTGCCAGAACGGGCTCGCCCACTTGCCGGCGACGAAGGCGAAGTCGATCTGCTTGACGCCTTCGCCGGCGACCATGTTCACGAACAGGTGGCCGAAGATGAGGACGACGAGCAGGACGCCCGACGCCCGCATGTAGATCCAGCCCCACTTCTCCCAGTTGGTGGTGCGGCGGGCGGCGTCGGCGCTGCGGGGCGGTGCGATGGTCTCGGTGGTCATGACAGCCCTCGGTTCAGTTGAAGTCGGCGACGAGGTTCATGAGCTGACGCGGCAGGAAGCCCGCGATCGCCACGGCCCAGAGCACGAGGACGACCCAGAACATGGCCCGCTGGTACTTCGGCCCCTTCGACCAGAAGTCGATGAGGATGATCCGCAGCCCGTTGAACGCGTGGAACACGATGGCGGCGACGAGGGCGATCTCGCCGATGTTCATCAGCGGCGTCTTGTACGTGCCGATGACGGCGTTGTAGGCCTCGGGCGAGAGCCGGACCAGTGCCGTGTCGAGGATGTGCACGAGCAGGAAGAAGTAGATCGCGACGCCGGTGATCCGGTGCAGCACCCACGACCACATCCCGACCGAGCCGCGGTACAGCGTGCCCTGCGGCGCGCGCGTCCGAGGTGCGTCGATCGACGTCCCGTCGATGGTCACCTGCGGGGTGGCTGTCGCCGTCCCGCCTGCGGTCTGCTCGGCCATGAGCTCGCCTTCCCGTAGGTCTGGCGCACCGATCGGCGCGCCGTTGCCGTCGTGTTCGTGTGGAACGACACCATCCTACGTCCGAGCACCGACCTTCTCGTGCCACACCGTGCGGGCGGCGCGGGTCGCGGCCGGCGGAGCGCCGATCGTCCGGGCCGTCTCGTGGTGTGCGAGCAGTTCGTCACCGACCGCCTCCCACGTCGTGCCCTCGACCCGGAGCCGCCCCGCGGAACCCATCCGCTCCGCGAGCGCACGGTCGGCGTGCAACCGGGCGACGGCACCGCGGAGGGCGAGCGGCGCCTCCGGGTCGTACAGCTCGCCGTCGAGACCCGGGGACACCAGGTCGAGCGGTCCTCCGGAGGCCGGGGCCACCACCGGCAGGCCGGCCGCGTGGGCCTCCTGCAGGGTCTGCCCGAACGTCTCGGCGGCCCCGGTGTGCACGAACACGTCGAGCATCGCGTAGGCATCCGCGAGCGCGTCGCCGCGCAGGGGACCGGTGAAGGTCACGTCCAGGTGGCGCAGGCGTCGTTCCAGGAGCGCCCGGGAGGGCCCCCCTCCGGCGACCACGACCCGGATGCCCGGCATGCCGCCGAGTTCCGCGAGCCGTTCGACCTCCTTCTCCGGTGCCAGCCGGCCCACGTAGCCGACGATGGTCTCGCCGCGCGGGGCGATCCGTCGGCGCGCGGCCCGGACGTGGCCGGAGGAACGACGGTCCGGGTGGAAGAGGGTCGTGTCCACGCCGCGGCCCCAGCGGGCCACCCGGGGGACGCCCTCCTCGGCGAGCATCGCGGCCGTCGCCGACGACGGAGCCAGCGTCAGCGACGCTCCCGCGTGGATGCGTCCGAGGACCCGGCGGACGAGCGGGGCCGCCGCGGACAGGCCGTTGCGTCGTGCGAACCCGGCCACGTCGGTCTGGAAGACGGCGACGGAGGGGATGCCGAGCCTCCCGGCCGCCGTGATCGCACGTCCGCCCAGCAGGAACGGGCTCGCCGCGTGCAGCACGTCGGCGCCGGAGGCGGCGAGGATCGTGTCGAGCACCGGGTGCGGGAGCGCGACCGGGAACTGCCGGTACGCGACGGCCGGGATCCGGTGCACGTCGAAGCCCAGGTGCCGCTCCTGTTCGGAGCGTGACCGCCAGGCCGCCAGGCCGGGCGTGTCCGGGGCGATGACCACGGCCCGGTGGCCGCGACGTCGCAGGTGCTCGAGCACCGCGAGGACGCTCGTGGTGACGCCGTTGAGGGTGGGCAGGAAGCTCTCGGTGACGACGGCGACGGTCCTGGGGGACTCGGTGCCTCGTTCCATGCTGCGTGCGTTCATGGCACGGCCCATGCTCACGGCGACGCGTGGACGACCGGGGGGAACAACGTGAACGCGGTGCACGCGAGGGGTGAACAGACCGTGCGGGGACTCCTCGGCCGCGCACGACACGTCCAGAGCACGCGCAGCCGTTGCCCGGGCGCGCCGGTACGGTGGGCGGGTGACGGACGCACTCGACGACTTCTACGCGATCATCCCGGCCGGCGGCATCGGATCGCGCCTGTGGCCGCTCTCGCGTGCCGACGCCCCGAAGTTCCTGCACGACCTGACCGGTTCCGGCTCGTCGTTGCTCCGGCAGACGTGGGACCGACTCGAGCCGCTCGCCGGCCCGGAGCGCATCATGGTCGTCACCGGCCGTGCCCACCGCGTCGCGGTCGAGTCCCAGCTGCCGGGCGTCGACGACCACAACATCGTGCTCGAGAGCGAGCCCAAGGACTCCACCGCCGCGATCGGCCTCGCCGCCGCGATCCTGCACCGCCGCGAGCCCGACGTCGTGATCGGCTCGTTCGCGGCCGACCACGTCATCGGCGACGCCCGCGGGTTCCGCCGGTCCGTCCGCGAGGCCGTCGCCGCCGCACGCGCCGGGTACATCACGACCATCGGCATCACCCCCTCCGAACCGGCCATCGGCTTCGGCTACATCCACGCCGCCGACGAGTCGCTCGACGTCGCCGGCGCATCCACCGCGCACGCCGTCCGGTCCTTCGTCGAGAAGCCCGACCTGAAGACCGCGAAGAAGTACGTCGCCAACGGCTCGTACCTCTGGAACGCCGGCATGTTCATCAGTCGCGCCGACGTGCTCCTCGCCGAGATCGGACGCACCGAGCCCGAGCTGCTCGCCGGCATCGAGGAGCTCGCCGCCGCCTGGGACACCTCCGCGCGCGGGATCGTGGTCGACCGCATCTGGCCCTCACTGAAGAAGATCGCGATCGACTACACCGTCGCCGAACCCGCGGCAGCCGCCGGACGCATGGCCGTCGTGCCCGGCGACTTCGACTGGGACGACGTCGGCGACTTCGCCTCGCTCGCGAAGCTGCAGTCCGGCGGGCGGAAGAACAACCTGGCCGTGCTCGGCGACAACGCCCGCATCCTGGCCGACTCGGCGAGCGGCATCGTCGTGTCGCAGAGCAACCGGCTGATCTCGCTGATCGGGGTCGAGGACATCGTCGTC
Protein-coding sequences here:
- the sdhC gene encoding succinate dehydrogenase, cytochrome b556 subunit; the protein is MAEQTAGGTATATPQVTIDGTSIDAPRTRAPQGTLYRGSVGMWSWVLHRITGVAIYFFLLVHILDTALVRLSPEAYNAVIGTYKTPLMNIGEIALVAAIVFHAFNGLRIILIDFWSKGPKYQRAMFWVVLVLWAVAIAGFLPRQLMNLVADFN
- a CDS encoding succinate dehydrogenase iron-sulfur subunit translates to MTDTLVSDAPRTDTVQDAPPGSFSVTVIVRRFDPDVDDEPRWQDFDVMMLPTDRILDALHKIKWEQDGSLTFRRSCAHGVCGSDAMRINGRNRLACKTLIKDLDISKPIYVEAIKGLPLEKDLIVDMEPFFKSFREVQPFLQPKSAPEKGKERIQSVADRARFDDTTKCILCAACTSSCPVFWTDGQYFGPAAIVNAHRFIFDSRDDAADVRLDILNDKEGVWRCRTTFNCTDACPRGIQVTKAISEVKQAVMRGRA
- a CDS encoding mannose-1-phosphate guanylyltransferase, translated to MTDALDDFYAIIPAGGIGSRLWPLSRADAPKFLHDLTGSGSSLLRQTWDRLEPLAGPERIMVVTGRAHRVAVESQLPGVDDHNIVLESEPKDSTAAIGLAAAILHRREPDVVIGSFAADHVIGDARGFRRSVREAVAAARAGYITTIGITPSEPAIGFGYIHAADESLDVAGASTAHAVRSFVEKPDLKTAKKYVANGSYLWNAGMFISRADVLLAEIGRTEPELLAGIEELAAAWDTSARGIVVDRIWPSLKKIAIDYTVAEPAAAAGRMAVVPGDFDWDDVGDFASLAKLQSGGRKNNLAVLGDNARILADSASGIVVSQSNRLISLIGVEDIVVVDTPDALLVTTSANAQRVKGVVDALKISGRDDVL
- the sdhA gene encoding succinate dehydrogenase flavoprotein subunit, whose translation is MTDITVHHHQFDIVIIGAGGAGMRAAIEAGPKAKTAVISKLYPTRSHTGAAQGGMAAALANVEEDSWEWHTFDTIKGGDYLVDQDAAEILAKEAIDAVIDLENMGLPFNRTPEGKIDQRRFGGHTRDHGKAPVRRACYAADRTGHMILQTLFQNCVKLGVNFFNEFYALDLIMVDVVGDDGVTRKQPAGVVAFELSTGELHVFHAKAMVFATGGFGKMYKTTSNAHTLTGDGVGIVWRTGLPLEDMEFFQFHPTGLAGLGILLTEGARGEGAILRNASGERFMERYAPTIKDLAPRDIVARCMVQEVAEGRGAGPNKDYVLLDCTHLGAEVLETKLPDITEFARTYLGVDPVVEPVPVMPTAHYAMGGIPTNVKAEVLSDNDTVVPGLYAAGECACVSVHGSNRLGTNSLLDINVFGKRSGNNAAEYVQTAEFLPLPEDPAANVRGMLEQLRASTGTERVSVLRKELQEEMDKNAQVFRTDESLARVTETIHTLRNRFMQVSVQDKGKRFNTDLLEAVELGFLLDLAEVVVYSARNRKESRGGHMRDDYPKRDDENYMQHTMAYLTGDPHSSLADDHITLDWKPVVITRYQPMERKY
- a CDS encoding glycosyltransferase family 4 protein, yielding MNARSMERGTESPRTVAVVTESFLPTLNGVTTSVLAVLEHLRRRGHRAVVIAPDTPGLAAWRSRSEQERHLGFDVHRIPAVAYRQFPVALPHPVLDTILAASGADVLHAASPFLLGGRAITAAGRLGIPSVAVFQTDVAGFARRNGLSAAAPLVRRVLGRIHAGASLTLAPSSATAAMLAEEGVPRVARWGRGVDTTLFHPDRRSSGHVRAARRRIAPRGETIVGYVGRLAPEKEVERLAELGGMPGIRVVVAGGGPSRALLERRLRHLDVTFTGPLRGDALADAYAMLDVFVHTGAAETFGQTLQEAHAAGLPVVAPASGGPLDLVSPGLDGELYDPEAPLALRGAVARLHADRALAERMGSAGRLRVEGTTWEAVGDELLAHHETARTIGAPPAATRAARTVWHEKVGART
- a CDS encoding TNT domain-containing protein, with translation MTFADTRPILDQLGYTVRYVQLPGETLHEPPVEGALRIVPADAGSFALEVVDYGTARRLATAGNESDAVEMLRRFLNRPFPDARDIRRSDLDQMRDRSASTYPQLAQQVAATGDAGLTIQIPAGVPVDRIGGPDGYLLHPLETPLPARSLPPHTAASPEVHRYVVERPFLVTVRFVRPWFDQPGGALRFEISNPTSTVRDLVVDGSLARVRVV
- a CDS encoding DUF805 domain-containing protein, producing the protein MSDNPQQPSGTPDQYGQQPHGQQDPYGQPQGYGQAVQTGPNGEPPLWAPWYGISLPNAAKRFFQKYARFDGRASRSEFWWWYLVSSVVFAVLWTLVGIGFATSERQTVSTGYSYSSVMTSPSPLYLIAYSLVGLVSLAILVPSLALAWRRLHDGNFAGPFYLLVLIPFVGPIIVLVLFLMPSKPEGQRFDRPDRG
- the sdhD gene encoding succinate dehydrogenase, hydrophobic membrane anchor protein; the encoded protein is MTTETIAPPRSADAARRTTNWEKWGWIYMRASGVLLVVLIFGHLFVNMVAGEGVKQIDFAFVAGKWASPFWQIWDTLMLWLALIHGSNGMRTIINDYVAKPGVRKTLLGAVLVACVLLIVLGTLVCWTFDPCPAGAAAADLPSFCPAP
- a CDS encoding NADP-dependent oxidoreductase produces the protein MTKQWVAPRPGGSDVFELVDVEVPAPGPGEVTVRVRAAGMNPADAKHTQRGDPADFPVPIGYEVAGVVSAVGPDTAIASGAVAVGDEVVAFRVRGGWTEEITLPAADVFAKPGSIGFPEAANLLLAGTTAADLIRVTAVQAGDTVLVHGASGAVGVSLLQQLRALGARAIGTASAANADAVRGFGGDWVAYGDGLEARVRDLAASGVDVALDCVGSDEAVEVSLALVADRSRIATIAAFGRAADAGITAIGGAQPDSAAFRDSVRARLIDLAGRGELVVPVARTFPLSEARAALELLESGHPGGKIALLP
- a CDS encoding DUF805 domain-containing protein, translating into MSDQYPQDPYAKRPGDEPDPSQGSPYGQQPPAQSPSGQQQPPAQSPYGQPSGQQAPYGQQPPAQSSPYGQQPPAQSPYGQPSGQQAPYGQQPPAQSPYGQPSGQQAPYGQSSQSGQYGQYGQQAPYGQPGQPGQYGQQPGQFAQPPSYGQQAATQGEPPLWAPWYGIPFPKAFTRFWKKYVRFDGRASRGEFWFWALWWVIGNFATSIIDTVIGGGASGGDSNVVGGLWALATFVGFIALTVRRLHDVNFSGLLALLFIIPPIGALFAIVIGCIPSVREGARFDQPERG